Proteins from a single region of Ziziphus jujuba cultivar Dongzao chromosome 1, ASM3175591v1:
- the LOC107421652 gene encoding G-type lectin S-receptor-like serine/threonine-protein kinase At1g61370, producing MSVKERESSLLRLFILLLIHLFPAYHCYAIYNITFSQPLSQGQTLVSPSQIFELGFFTPNNSTNQYIGIWYKENSPRKRVVWVANRENPLAVTDSSANLTISSNGNLNLVDGKGKSVWSTDIVPGSNGSVAVLFDNGSFVLTDGVSGQFLWQSFDHPGNTLLTKAQIFLNVKTKERNGLTSWKTENDPSLGDFMAVLSGDRPPQAFIWNGSVPHWRSGPWDKSKFNGVPQMDPSYLSGFKLVENLDMGTVNFTFDPYNTTSLYYLFLSSQGVLRLMKKTKKADWSSIFDAPNSTCDVYAACGPFAVCKPSESPICKCLKGFVPKSNDEWSRGNWKRGCIRRTELLCEKNTSKSASSGGKNDGFWKSGMVKLPNFHEYLQIIDPNRCSERCQTNCSCIAYAFVNGIGCLVWSKELVDIQEFPFGGQDLFVRLAHAELVGNQLMKRKLIIIFVAISIGVILSVMFIAWYRWRAKRKGNLTKDSRKKFDLIETSENTKDTSQSTSLQDPLDLAMFDFDSIVIATNSFSETNKLGQGGFGSVYKGKLEDGKEVAIKRLSSNSGQGIKEFKNEMLLISKLQHRNLVKLLGCCTYEDEKLIIYEFMPNKSLDFLLFDPKRRSELNWAARFNIIQGVAKGLVYLHRDSYSRVIHRDLKASNILLDAKMNPKISDFGLARIFQETIDLATTHRIVGTIGYMAPEYAMGGIFSEKSDVYSFGVLLLEIVSGMKNNSFHHGEQKLSIIVHAWQLWSQSRALDLMDEALANSFSSSEVVRCIDVGLLCAQDNPMDRPTMAEVVFMLSNETDRPKPKRPLFYFQNSMKFDFDPPSGKENCSTNEASKSIVEAR from the exons ATGAGtgtcaaagagagagagagcagtcTGTTGCGTTTATTCATACTTTTATTGATCCACTTGTTTCCAGCATATCATTGCTATGCAATTTATAACATAACTTTTTCTCAACCATTATCTCAAGGACAAACTCTGGTCTCACCTAGCCAAATTTTCGAATTAGGATTCTTCACTCCTAATAACTCTACAAATCAATATATTGGTATTTGGTACAAGGAAAATTCTCCACGCAAAAGAGTCGTATGGGTCGCAAACAGAGAGAATCCTCTAGCAGTCACAGACTCTTCTGCAAATCTAACAATTTCAAGCAATGGAAATCTGAATCTTGTGGATGGAAAGGGTAAGTCTGTCTGGTCAACTGATATTGTTCCGGGATCAAATGGTTCAGTTGCAGTGCTTTTCGACAACGGAAGCTTCGTTCTCACAGACGGTGTTTCGGGACAATTTCTGTGGCAGAGCTTTGATCATCCTGGTAATACGTTATTAACCAAAGCTCAGATTTTCCTTAATGTTAAGACTAAAGAGAGAAATGGGTTGACTTCCTGGAAAACCGAAAATGATCCTTCACTTGGAGACTTCATGGCTGTACTTTCAGGAGATAGGCCTCCACAAGCTTTCATTTGGAATGGATCGGTTCCTCATTGGAGAAGTGGTCCATGGGATAAGTCCAAGTTCAATGGTGTCCCTCAAATGGATCCATCATATCTTAGCGGATTTAAACTTGTAGAAAATTTAGACATGGGAACAGTTAATTTCACTTTTGATCCATACAACACCACTAGCTTATATTATCTGTTCCTTTCATCACAAGGTGTTTTAAGGCTTATGAAGAAGACCAAAAAAGCAGATTGGTCTTCGATTTTTGATGCACCAAACAGTACATGCGACGTATATGCGGCTTGTGGACCTTTTGCGGTATGCAAACCATCTGAATCTCCCATCTGTAAATGTTTGAAAGGCTTTGTGCCGAAATCAAACGATGAGTGGAGCAGAGGAAACTGGAAAAGAGGGTGCATCAGGCGAACAGAATTACTTTGTGAGAAAAACACTAGTAAATCAGCTTCATCCGGAGGCAAAAATGATGGGTTTTGGAAGAGCGGTATGGTGAAACTTCCCAACTTTCATGAATATTTGCAGATTATAGACCCCAATAGATGCAGTGAACGGTGCCAAACAAATTGTTCATGCATAGCATATGCATTTGTAAATGGCATAGGGTGTTTGGTGTGGTCCAAAGAGCTTGTTGACATTCAGGAATTCCCGTTTGGTGGACAAGATCTTTTTGTTCGCCTTGCACATGCAGAGCTAG TTGGGAATCAGCTAATGAAGAGGAAACTAATCATCATCTTCGTCGCTATCAGTATAGGTGTCATCTTAAGTGTCATGTTCATCGCTTGGTACAGGTGGAGAGCAAAGCGAAAGG GAAACCTTACCAAGGATTCAAGAAAAAAGTTCGATTTGATTGAGACAAGTGAGAATACAAAAGACACTTCCCAAAGCACAAGCCTGCAGGACCCTTTAGACCTTGCTATGTTTGACTTTGATAGCATAGTAATTGCTACAAATTCCTTCAGCGAAACAAACAAACTTGGGCAAGGAGGATTTGGATCTGTTTACAAG GGAAAACTGGAGGATGGGAAGGAAGTAGCAATTAAAAGGCTCTCTAGTAACTCAGGACAAGGCATCAAGGAGTTCAAAAATGAGATGCTTTTGATCTCCAAACTACAGCACAGAAATCTTGTTAAGCTTTTGGGTTGCTGTACATATGAAGACGAGAAGCTAATAATTTACGAGTTCATGCCCAATAAAAGTTTGGATTTCCTTCTCTTTG ACCCAAAAAGAAGATCAGAGCTAAATTGGGCTGCACGCTTCAACATTATTCAAGGTGTTGCTAAAGGTCTTGTATATCTGCATCGTGATTCATATTCAAGGGTAATACATCGAGATTTAAAGGCCAGCAACATTCTCTTGGATGCGAAGATGAATCCAAAAATATCAGATTTTGGATTGGCACGGATTTTTCAGGAGACAATAGATCTAGCTACAACTCATAGGATTGTGGGAACAAT TGGCTATATGGCTCCAGAGTATGCAATGGGAGGAATATTTTCAGAGAAATCTGATGTGTACAGCTTTGGAGTGTTGCTGCTAGAGATAGTTAGCGGCATGAAGAATAACAGCTTCCATCATGGTGAACAAAAGCTAAGCATAATAGTTCAT GCATGGCAACTTTGGAGTCAAAGCCGGGCGTTGGATTTAATGGATGAAGCATTAGCCAATTCGTTTTCATCATCAGAAGTTGTGAGATGCATAGACGTTGGTCTTCTTTGTGCACAAGACAATCCCATGGACAGGCCAACCATGGCAGAGGTAGTCTTCATGCTAAGCAATGAAACAGATCGTCCAAAGCCCAAGCgacctttgttttattttcaaaactcgATGAAATTCGATTTTGATCCACCAAGTGGTAAGGAAAATTGTTCAACAAATGAAGCATCCAAATCGATTGTTGAAGCTCGTTAA